One stretch of Punica granatum isolate Tunisia-2019 chromosome 5, ASM765513v2, whole genome shotgun sequence DNA includes these proteins:
- the LOC116207488 gene encoding ATP-dependent Clp protease proteolytic subunit-related protein 2, chloroplastic-like, with the protein MAVSLHSPPRIHEPSLSCATKLYSGLKFQSASPLIAAKPNATAEFYGKVNKSLQCRNHKPVRAQIKMMPIGTPRVPYRTPGEGTWQWVDLWNALYRERVIFIGQNIDEEFSNQILATMLYLDSVDDSKRLYFYINGPGGDLTPSLSIYDTMQSLKCPVGTHCVGYAYNLAGFLLAAGEKGQRFAMPLSRIALQSPAGSARGQADDIRNEADELLRIRDYLFNELAKKTGQPAEKIYKDLSRVKRFNAQEALEYGLIDRVVRPPRIKADAPRKDNGAGLG; encoded by the exons ATGGCGGTCTCTCTTCACTCTCCGCCGAGGATTCACGAGCCTTCTCTCAG CTGTGCGACCAAGCTTTATTCGGGGCTGAAGTTTCAATCCGCAA GTCCGTTGATAGCTGCAAAACCTAATGCGACTGCTGAATTTTACGGCAAAGTTAATAAGAGCCTCCAGTGCAG GAACCATAAACCAGTTCGTGCACAGATTAAGATGATGCCTATAGGAACACCGAGAGTTCCCTACAGAACACCTGGTGAGGGAACCTGGCAGTGGGTTGATTTGTGGAATGCCCTC TATAGAGAGCGAGTCATCTTCATTGGGCAGAACATAGATGAAGAGTTCAGCAATCAAATATTGGCAACTATGCTGTATCTCGATAGCGTTGATGATTCGAAGAGGCTCTACTTTTACATCAATGGCCCTGGTGGAGAT CTTACTCCTAGCCTGTCAATATATGACACGATGCAAAGTTTGAAGTGTCCTGTCGGGACCCACTGTGTAGGCTATGCCTATAATTTGGCAGGCTTCCTTCTCGCAGCTGGAGAGAAG GGTCAACGATTTGCAATGCCGCTTTCAAGGATAGCTCTACAATCTCCTGCAGGGTCAGCCCGGGGTCAG GCTGATGATATTCGCAATGAGGCTGACGAGCTTCTAAGAATAAGAGACTACCTCTTCAACGAGTTGGCAAAGAAAACAGGTCAGCCGGCTGAGAAG ATTTACAAGGACCTGAGTAGGGTGAAACGGTTCAATGCTCAAGAAGCCCTTGAGTACGGGCTCATCGACCGCGTTGTGAGGCCACCCCGTATTAAGGCTGATGCACCACGGAAAGATAATGGAGCAGGTCTTGGATAG
- the LOC116207487 gene encoding uncharacterized protein At5g39570 translates to MPYYSRHDEDDIEFDEYDPTPFGGGYDITLTYGRPIPPSDETCYPSSSVDLDNEDYDRPHFASSDEPSAYNEDVLSSEYSSYSRPKPRPGRPGPGFGGPPPPGMSRPGYGGPQEFGSGGPGSDFGSGYGRRPDSGESEQGSGYGRRPDYEKPASDYGTGYGSRPDSEYGSGYGGRTEYEKPSSEYGSGYGGRTEYEKPSSEYGAGYGGPTEYQRPGSEYGGRTEYEKPSSEYGSGYGGRNELERPSEYGSGYGGKPGSEFGSGYERKPSYGEDQASGEYGSGSGRPQRTEFERPSYEDEPPRRPSYGGGESYERPSYEDEPPRRPSYGGGESYEKTSYGRSEEEEYKPRYEKRDDDADEDKPRRYGYGEEGYGRKKYGDDNSDDEDEKKRHHHKHHHHRKDYDDE, encoded by the exons ATGCCGTACTACTCCCGACACGACGAGGACGACATCGAGTTCGACGAGTACGACCCCACCCCCTTCGGCGGCGGCTATGACATCACTCTCACCTATGGCCGCCCCATCCCTCCTTCCGATGAGACCTGCTACCCTTCCTCCTCCGTCGACCTCGACAACGAGGACTATGACCGCCCCCACTTCGCCTCCTCCGACGAGCCCTCTGCCTACAACGAGGACGTCCTCAGCTCCGAATACAGCAGCTACTCCCGCCCCAAGCCCCGGCCTGGCCGCCCTGGTCCAGGTTTCGGCGGCCCCCCACCCCCTGGGATGAGCCGGCCCGGGTATGGCGGTCCCCAGGAGTTCGGATCCGGTGGTCCCGGTTCTGATTTCGGATCTGGGTATGGCCGGAGGCCTGATTCGGGAGAATCTGAGCAGGGATCCGGTTATGGCCGCAGGCCTGATTATGAGAAACCCGCGTCCGACTATGGAACCGGGTACGGCAGCCGGCCGGACTCAGAATACGGGTCCGGTTACGGCGGCAGGACCGAGTATGAGAAGCCCAGCTCGGAGTACGGATCGGGCTATGGCGGCAGGACTGAGTACGAGAAGCCAAGCTCGGAATATGGAGCCGGCTATGGTGGTCCGACTGAATACCAGAGACCTGGATCGGAATATGGCGGTAGGACTGAGTATGAGAAGCCAAGCTCGGAGTATGGATCTGGCTATGGAGGCAGGAATGAGTTGGAGAGGCCCTCCGAGTACGGGTCAGGTTATGGTGGAAAACCTGGATCCGAGTTCGGGTCCGGGTACGAGCGGAAGCCGAGCTATGGCGAGGATCAGGCAAGTGGTGAGTATGGCAGTGGCAGTGGCAGGCCACAGAGGACTGAGTTTGAGAGACCAAGCTATGAGGACGAGCCACCCAGGAGGCCGAGCTATGGAGGAGGAGAGAGCTATGAGAGACCAAGCTATGAGGACGAGCCACCCAGGAGGCCAAGCTATGGAGGAGGAGAGAGCTATGAGAAAACGAGCTATGGGCGGTCTGAAGAGGAGGAGTACAAGCCTAGGTATGAGAAGCGTGATGATGATGCTGACGAGGACAAGCCCCGCCGATATGGCTATGGTGAAGAGGGCTATGGCCGCAAGAAATAT GGAGACGACAACTCCgatgatgaggatgagaaGAAGCGTCACCACCACAAGCACCACCACCACCGCAAGGACTATGATGATGAGTGA
- the LOC116207491 gene encoding phosphate transporter PHO1 homolog 9-like isoform X1, producing MKFGKEFTSQMVPEWQEAYMNYNYLKAVLKDVLNLRKRMQTVSPKASTPRGSALKRGVSLYRAFSGLTSRQRKNPNSPLARGDDEEVVLFNSVRESGSPSGARHQTMFLKSAEEGGECELVFFKRLDDEFNKVVGFYRKKVQEVVEEADELTRQMNALIALRVKVDNPNVRSQAGASEPRLAPLEILDHVKINVAADTPVSTLKGILMISDSDLSFSKAELRKAEERMTRAFAVFYRKLRLLKSYCFLNQLAFSKIMKKYDKITSRSASKSYLKMVDGSYLGSSDEVIIIAYKRVNGLIERVEATFIKHFANGNRRKGMKILRPTTKREKHRITFLLGSFFGCWLALIAAIIVVIHARDILNSPGRYQYMDNVFRLYSLFGFIVLHMVMYAGNIYFWRRYRINYSFIFGFKQGTELGYREVLLLGFGLAILTLAGALSNLDMEMDPKTQEFQALTEIVPLALLLVVIIITFLPFNIIYRWSRFFLIRCAFHCICAPLYKVTLPDFFLADQLTSQVQSFREISFYICYYGWGDFRKRLNKCDQSTVHEYFFFTVAIIPFWFRSLQCLRRLIEERDPKHGYNSLRYLSTIVALTMRTIYERKEGVNWKIWAAITLGVATVMNTYWDIVEDWGLLQRNSKNPWLRDKLAIPNRGVYFVAMVLNVILRLGWMQTVLGFRETPFLHRTAIVAIFVSLEIIRRGIWNFFRLENEHLNNVGKYRAFKSVPLPFQHDDDQRI from the exons ATGAAGTTCGGGAAAGAATTCACGTCGCAGATGGTGCCCGAGTGGCAAGAAGCATACATGAACTACAACTACCTCAAGGCTGTCCTGAAAGATGTCCTCAACCTCAGGAAGAGGATGCAGACGGTCTCCCCAAAGGCATCGACCCCGCGAGGCTCCGCATTGAAGAGGGGGGTCTCCCTGTACCGAGCCTTCAGCGGGCTAACCAGCAGGCAGAGGAAGAACCCTAACTCCCCCTTGGCAAGGGGAGATGATGAGGAAGTGGTCCTCTTTAACTCTGTCAGGGAGAGCGGGTCGCCGTCGGGGGCGCGTCATCAGACTATGTTCCTGAAGTCCGCTGAGGAAGGAGGCGAGTGCGAGCTCGTTTTCTTCAAAAGGCTCGATGACGAGTTCAACAAAGTCGTCGGGTTCTACCGGAAGAAGGTCCAAGAAGTTGTGGAAGAGGCTGACGAGCTGACCAGGCAGATGAATGCTCTCATCGCTCTCAGGGTTAAGGTCGACAATCCCAATGTTCGGTCTCAGGCTGGTGCCTCCGAGCCTAGACTGGCCCCTTTGGAAATATTGGATCATGTGAAGATTAATGTTGCGGCAGATACTCCGGTTTCAACACTTAAGGGCATCCTCATGATTTCAGACTCAGACTTGTCCTTCAGCAAGGCCGAGCTGAGGAAAGCGGAGGAAAGAATGACGCGGGCATTTGCTGTGTTTTACCGAAAGCTTCGGCTTCTGAAGAGCTACTG CTTCCTGAATCAACTGGCGTTCTCCAAAATCATGAAGAAGTACGACAAG ATCACCTCGAGGAGCGCATCAAAGTCGTACTTGAAGATGGTGGACGGTTCTTATCTCGGAAGCTCCGATGAGGTCATAATCATTGCCTATAAGAGG GTTAATGGGCTCATTGAACGAGTGGAAGCCACCTTTATAAAGCACTTCGCAAACGGAAACCGGAGGAAAGGGATGAAAATACTTAGACCGACCACTAAAAGGGAAAAGCACAGAATCACATTCCTTCTCG GCAGCTTCTTCGGGTGCTGGTTAGCACTTATAGCGGCTATTATAGTGGTAATTCACGCCAGAGATATCTTGAATAGCCCAGGACGTTACCAGTATATGGACAATGTATTTCGCCTGTACAG cttgtttggtttcattgTCCTGCACATGGTCATGTATGCTGGAAACATATACTTCTGGAGGCGTTATCGGATCAATTACTCGTTCATATTTGGCTTCAAGCAAGGTACAGAATTGGGTTATCGAGAAGTCCTCCTCCTCGGTTTTGGACTCGCAATACTAACTCTAGCTGGGGCGCTATCAAATCTTGACATGGAGATGGACCCAAAAACTCAAGAATTCCAAGCTCTCACGGAGATAGTTCCCCTTGCCTTACTCCTT GTTGTAATAATCATCACATTTCTCCCGTTTAACATCATATACCGCTGGAGTCGGTTTTTCCTTATCCGATGCGCCTTTCACTGTATATGTGCTCCTCTATACAAG GTGACCCTTCCCGATTTCTTCTTGGCCGATCAACTCACGAGCCAG GTGCAATCCTTCAGAGAGATATCATTCTACATCTGCTACTATGGTTGGGGAGACTTCAGGAAGAGATTGAACAAGTGTGACCAAAGCACAGTACATGAATACTTCTTCTTCACCGTTGCAATTATCCCATTTTGGTTTCGGTCTCTTCAG TGCCTACGGAGGCTGATCGAGGAGAGAGACCCGAAGCATGGCTACAATAGTTTAAGGTACCTCTCAACAATAGTAGCTCTCACGATGAGAACTATTTACGAGCGTAAGGAGGGAGTCAATTGGAAAATATGGGCAGCAATAACTTTGGGAGTGGCAACAGTCATGAACACGTACTGGGATATTGTTGAGGACTGGGGACTTCTTCAGAGAAACTCGAAAAACCCATGGTTGAGAGATAAACTTGCGATCCCGAATAGAGGGGTTTACTTCGTAGCTATG GTTCTGAATGTGATACTGAGACTCGGATGGATGCAAACTGTTTTAGGATTCCGGGAGACTCCTTTCTTGCACAGGACAGCCATAGTTGCAATCTTCGTGAGCTTGGAAATTATCCGACGGGGGATATGGAACTTCTTCCG GTTGGAGAATGAGCACTTGAACAATGTCGGGAAGTACCGGGCATTCAAGTCGGTACCCCTCCCTTTTCAACACGATGATGACCAGAGAATATGA
- the LOC116207491 gene encoding phosphate transporter PHO1 homolog 9-like isoform X2, giving the protein MKFGKEFTSQMVPEWQEAYMNYNYLKAVLKDVLNLRKRMQTVSPKASTPRGSALKRGVSLYRAFSGLTSRQRKNPNSPLARGDDEEVVLFNSVRESGSPSGARHQTMFLKSAEEGGECELVFFKRLDDEFNKVVGFYRKKVQEVVEEADELTRQMNALIALRVKVDNPNVRSQAGASEPRLAPLEILDHVKINVAADTPVSTLKGILMISDSDLSFSKAELRKAEERMTRAFAVFYRKLRLLKSYCFLNQLAFSKIMKKYDKITSRSASKSYLKMVDGSYLGSSDEVNGLIERVEATFIKHFANGNRRKGMKILRPTTKREKHRITFLLGSFFGCWLALIAAIIVVIHARDILNSPGRYQYMDNVFRLYSLFGFIVLHMVMYAGNIYFWRRYRINYSFIFGFKQGTELGYREVLLLGFGLAILTLAGALSNLDMEMDPKTQEFQALTEIVPLALLLVVIIITFLPFNIIYRWSRFFLIRCAFHCICAPLYKVTLPDFFLADQLTSQVQSFREISFYICYYGWGDFRKRLNKCDQSTVHEYFFFTVAIIPFWFRSLQCLRRLIEERDPKHGYNSLRYLSTIVALTMRTIYERKEGVNWKIWAAITLGVATVMNTYWDIVEDWGLLQRNSKNPWLRDKLAIPNRGVYFVAMVLNVILRLGWMQTVLGFRETPFLHRTAIVAIFVSLEIIRRGIWNFFRLENEHLNNVGKYRAFKSVPLPFQHDDDQRI; this is encoded by the exons ATGAAGTTCGGGAAAGAATTCACGTCGCAGATGGTGCCCGAGTGGCAAGAAGCATACATGAACTACAACTACCTCAAGGCTGTCCTGAAAGATGTCCTCAACCTCAGGAAGAGGATGCAGACGGTCTCCCCAAAGGCATCGACCCCGCGAGGCTCCGCATTGAAGAGGGGGGTCTCCCTGTACCGAGCCTTCAGCGGGCTAACCAGCAGGCAGAGGAAGAACCCTAACTCCCCCTTGGCAAGGGGAGATGATGAGGAAGTGGTCCTCTTTAACTCTGTCAGGGAGAGCGGGTCGCCGTCGGGGGCGCGTCATCAGACTATGTTCCTGAAGTCCGCTGAGGAAGGAGGCGAGTGCGAGCTCGTTTTCTTCAAAAGGCTCGATGACGAGTTCAACAAAGTCGTCGGGTTCTACCGGAAGAAGGTCCAAGAAGTTGTGGAAGAGGCTGACGAGCTGACCAGGCAGATGAATGCTCTCATCGCTCTCAGGGTTAAGGTCGACAATCCCAATGTTCGGTCTCAGGCTGGTGCCTCCGAGCCTAGACTGGCCCCTTTGGAAATATTGGATCATGTGAAGATTAATGTTGCGGCAGATACTCCGGTTTCAACACTTAAGGGCATCCTCATGATTTCAGACTCAGACTTGTCCTTCAGCAAGGCCGAGCTGAGGAAAGCGGAGGAAAGAATGACGCGGGCATTTGCTGTGTTTTACCGAAAGCTTCGGCTTCTGAAGAGCTACTG CTTCCTGAATCAACTGGCGTTCTCCAAAATCATGAAGAAGTACGACAAG ATCACCTCGAGGAGCGCATCAAAGTCGTACTTGAAGATGGTGGACGGTTCTTATCTCGGAAGCTCCGATGAG GTTAATGGGCTCATTGAACGAGTGGAAGCCACCTTTATAAAGCACTTCGCAAACGGAAACCGGAGGAAAGGGATGAAAATACTTAGACCGACCACTAAAAGGGAAAAGCACAGAATCACATTCCTTCTCG GCAGCTTCTTCGGGTGCTGGTTAGCACTTATAGCGGCTATTATAGTGGTAATTCACGCCAGAGATATCTTGAATAGCCCAGGACGTTACCAGTATATGGACAATGTATTTCGCCTGTACAG cttgtttggtttcattgTCCTGCACATGGTCATGTATGCTGGAAACATATACTTCTGGAGGCGTTATCGGATCAATTACTCGTTCATATTTGGCTTCAAGCAAGGTACAGAATTGGGTTATCGAGAAGTCCTCCTCCTCGGTTTTGGACTCGCAATACTAACTCTAGCTGGGGCGCTATCAAATCTTGACATGGAGATGGACCCAAAAACTCAAGAATTCCAAGCTCTCACGGAGATAGTTCCCCTTGCCTTACTCCTT GTTGTAATAATCATCACATTTCTCCCGTTTAACATCATATACCGCTGGAGTCGGTTTTTCCTTATCCGATGCGCCTTTCACTGTATATGTGCTCCTCTATACAAG GTGACCCTTCCCGATTTCTTCTTGGCCGATCAACTCACGAGCCAG GTGCAATCCTTCAGAGAGATATCATTCTACATCTGCTACTATGGTTGGGGAGACTTCAGGAAGAGATTGAACAAGTGTGACCAAAGCACAGTACATGAATACTTCTTCTTCACCGTTGCAATTATCCCATTTTGGTTTCGGTCTCTTCAG TGCCTACGGAGGCTGATCGAGGAGAGAGACCCGAAGCATGGCTACAATAGTTTAAGGTACCTCTCAACAATAGTAGCTCTCACGATGAGAACTATTTACGAGCGTAAGGAGGGAGTCAATTGGAAAATATGGGCAGCAATAACTTTGGGAGTGGCAACAGTCATGAACACGTACTGGGATATTGTTGAGGACTGGGGACTTCTTCAGAGAAACTCGAAAAACCCATGGTTGAGAGATAAACTTGCGATCCCGAATAGAGGGGTTTACTTCGTAGCTATG GTTCTGAATGTGATACTGAGACTCGGATGGATGCAAACTGTTTTAGGATTCCGGGAGACTCCTTTCTTGCACAGGACAGCCATAGTTGCAATCTTCGTGAGCTTGGAAATTATCCGACGGGGGATATGGAACTTCTTCCG GTTGGAGAATGAGCACTTGAACAATGTCGGGAAGTACCGGGCATTCAAGTCGGTACCCCTCCCTTTTCAACACGATGATGACCAGAGAATATGA
- the LOC116207489 gene encoding transmembrane emp24 domain-containing protein p24delta9-like has translation MPPRSRCYHRFFFTFVALMFAVADGMRFEVNSGQGKCISEEIKANAMTVGKYSIVNPNEGHPLPDDYRITVKVTSPHGNNYHNGHHVSSGNFAFTATESGDYSTCFYVYDRKPPRALIIEFDWTTGVAATDWISVAKKGQLDAMQVELKKLYHTVISIQEEMFYLREREQEMQKLNRSTNSKMVTLGYLSLLICLSVAGLQFWHLKTYFERKKLV, from the exons ATGCCACCGAGATCGAGATGTTACCACAGGTTCTTCTTCACGTTTGTGGCTCTGATGTTTGCTGTTGCTGATGGTATGCGTTTCGAAGTTAACTCGGGGCAGGGGAAATGCATATCAGAGGAGATCAAAGCCAATGCAATGACAGTGGGGAAGTACAGCATCGTGAACCCGAATGAAGGGCATCCCCTGCCAGATGATTACAGGATCACCGTCAAG GTGACGTCGCCTCATGGGAACAACTATCACAACGGGCATCATGTTAGCTCTGGTAATTTTGCATTCACCGCGACAGAATCAGGAGATTACTCGACATGCTTTTACGTGTACGATCGCAAACCTCCTAGAGCGCTAATAATCGAGTTCGACTGGACAACTGGTGTTGCTGCTACGGACTGGATCAGCGTTGCAAAGAAGGGACAGCTCGAT GCAATGCAAGTCGAGCTGAAGAAGCTGTATCACACTGTAATATCCATTCAAGAGGAGATGTTTTATCTTCGTGAGAG GGAACAAGAGATGCAGAAGTTGAACCGGTCGACCAACTCGAAGATGGTAACATTGGGGTACCTCTCACTCCTGATCTGCTTGTCCGTCGCGGGATTACAGTTCTGGCATCTAAAAACGTACTTCGAGAGGAAAAAGCTAGTCTAG
- the LOC116207490 gene encoding phosphate transporter PHO1 homolog 9-like has product MKFGKEFASQMVPEWQEAYMDYNYLKAVLKDVLNTRKRMQTTPRQASTPRGSALKRRVSLYRAFSGLTGRNRRNPNSPLARGDDEEVILVNSVTENGSSDARYQTMFLMSTEEGGEYELVFFRRLDEEFNKVVRFYRKKVQEVEEEADRLTRQMNALIALRVKVDKPDVRSQGSHADVSELPQDRSGAGLPGSRKQGRATMDVIQEVEMRGEEQVEGESRGSRKDAVNSGGFRPAPLEILDHVKINVAADTPVSTLKGILMISDSDLSFSKAELRKAEERMTRAFIEFYQKLRLLKSYCFLNQLAFSKIMKKYDKITLRSASKSYLKMVDDSYLGSSDEVNRLVERVENTFIKHFANGNRRKGMKILRPTAKREKHRITFLLGSFFGCSLALTVAIAVVIHARDVFDSPGRFRYMDNIFPLYSLFGFIVLHMIMYAGNIYFWRRYRINYSFIFGFKQGTELGYREVLLLSFGLAVLTLAAAISNLDMEMDPKTEKYQALTEMLPLALLLVVIIIAFLPFNIIFRSSRFFLIWCAFHCICAPLYKVTLPEFFLADQLTSQVQSFRNISFYVCYYGWGDFRKRLNKCAESKLYEYFFFIVAIIPYWFRFLQCIRRLIEERDPKQGYNSLKYLSTIVALIMKTIYDLKRGVHWKIWAAATSGVATIINTYWDLVVDWGLLRRNSKNPWLRDKLAIPSRGVYFVAMVLNVILRLGWMQTVMGFREAPFLHRTAVIAIFASLEIIRRGIWNFFRLENEHLNNVGKYRAFKSVPLPFQHDDDKRI; this is encoded by the exons ATGAAGTTCGGGAAAGAGTTCGCGTCGCAGATGGTGCCCGAGTGGCAAGAAGCATACATGGACTACAACTACCTCAAGGCAGTCCTGAAAGATGTCCTCAACACCAGGAAGAGGATGCAGACGACCCCCCGGCAGGCGTCGACCCCGCGAGGCTCCGCACTGAAGAGGAGGGTCTCCCTGTACCGAGCCTTCAGCGGGCTAACGGGCAGGAACAGGAGGAACCCCAACTCCCCCTTGGCACGGGGAGACGACGAGGAAGTGATCCTCGTCAACTCAGTGACGGAGAACGGGTCGTCAGATGCGCGTTACCAGACTATGTTCCTGATGTCCACCGAGGAAGGAGGTGAGTACGAGCTCGTATTCTTCAGAAGGCTCGACGAGGAGTTCAACAAAGTTGTCAGGTTCTACCGGAAGAAGGTTCAAGAAGTTGAGGAAGAGGCCGATAGGCTGACCAGGCAGATGAATGCTCTCATCGCACTCAGAGTTAAGGTCGACAAGCCCGATGTTCGGTCTCAGGGGAGTCATGCTGACGTCTCTGAGCTGCCTCAAGATCGCAGCGGTGCCGGCCTTCCAGGAAGTAGAAAGCAGG GAAGGGCAACAATGGATGTTATTCAGGAAGTTGAGATGAGAGGTGAAGAGCAAGTCGAGGGTGAAAGTAGAGGAAGTCGAAAGGATGCAGTCAATTCCGGAGGTTTTAGACCGGCTCCGTTGGAGATATTGGATCATGTGAAGATTAATGTTGCGGCAGATACTCCTGTTTCAACACTCAAGGGCATCCTCATGATTTCAGACTCAGACTTGTCCTTCAGCAAGGCCGAGCTGAGGAAAGCAGAGGAGAGAATGACGCGGGCATTTATCGAGTTTTACCAGAAGCTTCGGCTTCTGAAGAGCTACTG CTTCCTGAATCAACTGGCATTCTCCAAAATAATGAAGAAGTACGACAAG ATCACCTTAAGGAGTGCATCAAAGTCGTACTTGAAGATGGTGGACGATTCGTATCTTGGAAGCTCCGATGAG GTTAATAGGCTCGTGGAACGAGTGGAAAACACCTTTATAAAGCACTTCGCAAATGGAAATCGGAGGAAAGGGATGAAAATACTTAGACCGACTGCTAAAAGGGAAAAGCATAGAATCACATTCCTTCTCG GCAGTTTCTTTGGGTGCTCGTTAGCACTTACAGTGGCTATCGCAGTGGTAATTCACGCAAGAGATGTCTTTGATAGCCCAGGACGGTTCAGGTATATGGATAACATATTTCCCCTGTACAG CTTGTTCGGTTTCATTGTGCTCCACATGATCATGTATGCTGGAAACATATACTTCTGGAGGCGTTATCGTATCAACTACTCATTCATATTTGGGTTCAAGCAAGGTACAGAATTGGGTTATCGAGAAGTCCTCCTCCTCAGTTTTGGACTTGCAGTACTAACACTAGCTGCTGCAATATCAAATCTTGACAtggagatggacccgaaaacTGAAAAATACCAAGCTCTCACGGAGATGCTCCCCCTTGCCTTACTCCTT GTCGTAATAATCATCGCATTTCTACCTTTCAACATCATATTCCGCTCGAGTCGGTTTTTTCTTATTTGGTGCGCCTTTCACTGTATATGTGCTCCTCTATACAAG GTGACCCTTCCCGAATTCTTCTTGGCCGACCAACTCACAAGCCAG gtgCAATCCTTCAGAAATATATCATTCTATGTCTGTTATTATGGCTGGGGAGACTTCAGGAAGAGATTGAACAAGTGTGCTGAAAGCAAACTTTATGAATACTTCTTCTTCATCGTCGCAATTATCCCATATTGGTTTCGGTTTCTTCAG TGTATACGGAGGCTGATAGAGGAGAGAGACCCGAAGCAGGGCTACAATAGTTTAAAGTACCTCTCGACAATAGTAGCTCTCATAATGAAAACTATTTATGATCTGAAGAGGGGAGTTCATTGGAAAATATGGGCAGCAGCAACTTCGGGAGTGGCAACAATCATAAACACGTACTGGGATCTCGTTGTGGATTGGGGACTTCTTAGGAGAAATTCGAAAAACCCATGGCTGAGAGATAAACTTGCCATTCCTAGCAGAGGGGTTTACTTCGTGGCCATG GTTCTGAATGTGATACTGAGACTAGGATGGATGCAAACAGTTATGGGTTTCCGGGAGGCTCCTTTCTTGCACAGGACAGCCGTAATTGCAATCTTTGCGAGCTTGGAAATTATCCGACGTGGGATATGGAACTTCTTCCG GTTGGAGAATGAGCACTTGAACAATGTCGGGAAGTACCGGGCATTCAAGTCGGTGCCCCTCCCATTTCAACACGATGATGACAAGAGAATATAA
- the LOC116208659 gene encoding mitochondrial outer membrane protein porin of 34 kDa-like has translation MGKGPGLYTDIGKKARDLLYKDYQSDQKFTITTYSPTGVAITSSGTKKGQLFLADVNTQLKNRNITTDVKVDTNSNLSTTITLDEPAPGLKTIFSFRLPDQRSGKVEVQYLHEYAGISSSIGLTANPVVNFSGVIGSNALALGTDVCFDTKTGNFTKCNAGLSFSNADLIASLTLNDKGDSLNASYYHIVNAVTNTAVGAEVTHSFSTNENTITVGTQHALDPLTTLKGRVNNSGKASVLIQHEWRPKSFFTISGEVDTKSIEKTAKVGLALALKP, from the exons ATGGGCAAGGGTCCAGGCCTCTACACCGACATTGGCAAGAAAGCCAGAG ATCTTCTCTACAAGGACTACCAGAGCGACCAGAAGTTCACCATCACTACCTACTCGCCTACCGGAGTT GCTATAACCTCATCAGGGACGAAGAAGGGTCAGTTGTTTCTCGCTGATGTCAATACTCAGCTCAAGAACAGGAATATCACAACTGATGTCAAGGTTGACACAAACTCCAAT CTCTCTACAACAATTACTCTTGATGAGCCAGCTCCTGGTTTGAAGACAATCTTCAGCTTCAGACTTCCTGATCAAAGATCGGGCAAG GTTGAGGTCCAGTACTTGCATGAGTATGCAGGAATAAGCTCGAGCATTGGATTGACTGCAAACCCTGTTGTTAACTTCTCTGGGGTTATTGGCTCAAATGCTTTGGCACTTGGCACTGATGTTTGCTTTGACACCAAAACTGGAAATTTCACCAAGTGCAATGCTGGGTTGAGTTTCTCCAATGCAGACCTGATTGCATCATTGACCCT GAATGACAAGGGAGACTCTCTGAATGCTTCATACTACCACATAGTGAATGCCGTAACCAACACTGCTGTCGGTGCTGAGGTGACCCACAGTTTCTCAACCAATGAGAACACCATCACTGTGGGAACTCAGCATGCACTGGATCCTCTGACCACATTGAAGGGCCGTGTGAACAATTCAGGCAAGGCTAGCGTCCTGATCCAGCATGAGTGGCGGCCCAAGTCGTTCTTCACCATCTCTGGGGAGGTTGACACCAAGTCCATTGAGAAGACTGCCAAAGTTGGGTTGGCTTTGGCTCTTAAGCCATGA